A window of the Thermoanaerobaculia bacterium genome harbors these coding sequences:
- a CDS encoding N-formylglutamate amidohydrolase, whose translation MPRPQPVAPRRTQESIESVCEVFRFGGDGPADLLIELPHGATEREHFDAVAARVASPLPARLEQFFHVNTDFGVPELAREVAARLTGSARKASVKGVVVVRALVPRTFIDLNREIAASAASGMTPGLPPYITEARDQQMLVSLYQQYHAAVAKLYRETCSAKDGGGLAVALHSYAPRSVEVAVDADIVTALREAYQPEAYARWTQRPGVDFITQDAAGNDLAPTGLVAELRAAYGGLGLATGENATYHLHPATMGYRYALAHPGQVLCAEFRRDLLGAPWGPFTPSPVGSRKVARLARPLAEALARRLAPR comes from the coding sequence ATGCCTCGCCCGCAACCAGTTGCACCTCGCCGCACGCAGGAATCGATCGAAAGCGTCTGCGAGGTCTTCCGGTTCGGCGGCGATGGGCCGGCCGACCTCCTGATCGAGCTGCCGCATGGCGCGACGGAGCGGGAGCACTTTGACGCGGTCGCGGCGCGGGTCGCGAGCCCGCTGCCGGCGCGGCTCGAGCAGTTCTTCCACGTCAATACCGATTTCGGGGTGCCGGAGCTCGCCCGCGAGGTCGCGGCTCGGCTGACGGGCTCAGCGCGAAAGGCTTCGGTAAAGGGGGTCGTGGTCGTTCGGGCGCTGGTGCCGCGCACCTTCATCGATCTCAACCGCGAGATCGCCGCATCGGCCGCGAGCGGCATGACCCCCGGTCTCCCGCCTTACATCACCGAAGCACGCGACCAGCAGATGCTGGTTTCCCTCTACCAGCAATACCACGCTGCGGTTGCGAAGCTGTACCGGGAGACCTGCTCTGCCAAGGACGGTGGCGGGCTCGCCGTGGCGCTGCACAGCTACGCCCCGCGGTCGGTCGAGGTCGCGGTCGACGCCGACATCGTCACCGCGCTGCGTGAGGCCTATCAGCCCGAAGCCTACGCCCGCTGGACGCAGCGGCCTGGAGTGGACTTCATCACGCAGGATGCCGCGGGGAACGATCTGGCTCCGACGGGACTGGTTGCGGAACTTCGAGCCGCCTATGGCGGGCTGGGCCTCGCGACCGGCGAGAACGCCACCTATCACCTGCATCCGGCGACGATGGGCTACCGGTATGCCCTCGCCCATCCCGGGCAGGTCCTCTGCGCCGAGTTCCGCCGCGATCTGCTGGGCGCCCCTTGGGGACCCTTCACCCCCTCGCCGGTCGGTTCGCGCAAGGTCGCCCGGCTGGCGCGACCGCTGGCCGAGGCTCTGGCGCGCCGGCTCGCCCCACGTTGA
- a CDS encoding PIN domain-containing protein, whose protein sequence is MIAADTSSWISYLSGEAGEDVTMLDRALEQGQVCVPVPVLTELLSNPRLDEGTVQDLLELPLLEPTPGYWVRAGGLRAKIIEKGRRARLGDALIAQLCIDHKIQLITRDRDFRAFVDAGELSILYS, encoded by the coding sequence GTGATCGCGGCGGACACGAGCAGCTGGATCAGCTATCTTTCAGGAGAAGCAGGCGAAGACGTTACGATGCTCGATCGTGCCCTCGAACAAGGTCAGGTCTGCGTGCCGGTGCCGGTACTGACTGAGTTGTTGAGCAATCCAAGACTGGATGAAGGAACGGTCCAGGACCTACTCGAGCTGCCGCTCCTCGAGCCCACGCCAGGCTACTGGGTGCGCGCCGGCGGGTTGCGCGCGAAGATCATCGAAAAAGGCCGCCGCGCGCGGCTCGGCGATGCCCTCATCGCGCAACTGTGCATCGACCACAAGATTCAGCTCATTACTCGTGACCGGGACTTCCGCGCCTTCGTCGATGCGGGAGAGCTGTCGATTCTCTATTCCTGA
- a CDS encoding DUF1015 domain-containing protein gives MAKLTPFRALRPTPQGAPLVSSVPYDVVSTAEARALAAGNPLSFLHVTRSEIDLPEETDVHSDAVYALARTNLDALRRAAPLETEAEPALYVYQLKMGNHTQTGVAGTWSVDEYENGRIKKHEKTRRDKEDDRTHHMCELRAQTGKVFLTYKASAKVDDIVTQVAACEPLFDFTAADGVAHTVWRASGADRDALVAAFAGIPELYIADGHHRAASAWRTRAEIAAGHSPHAPSPNAGSAENFLAVAFPDDQVQVLPYHRLVKDLQGKTAEHLLAELRERFAFVDGPPQPDHKGHVGLYLGGRWQTFVLPTFTGASPLENLDCNVLQENVLTPLLGIGDPRTDQRIDFVGGIRGTKELEKRVDAGEAAGAFAMFPVSVADLIAVSDAGQIMPPKSTWFEPKLRDGLLVHEI, from the coding sequence ATGGCAAAACTGACCCCATTCCGCGCGTTGCGTCCGACTCCACAGGGGGCACCGCTGGTCTCCTCGGTGCCCTACGACGTCGTCAGCACCGCGGAGGCGCGGGCGCTCGCGGCCGGCAATCCCCTCTCCTTCCTGCACGTCACACGTTCCGAAATCGACCTGCCCGAAGAGACCGACGTGCATTCCGACGCGGTATATGCCCTGGCGCGAACGAACCTCGACGCCCTGCGCCGAGCCGCGCCGCTCGAGACCGAGGCTGAGCCTGCGCTCTACGTCTATCAGCTGAAGATGGGAAATCACACGCAGACGGGGGTCGCCGGTACCTGGAGCGTCGACGAGTACGAGAACGGCCGGATCAAGAAGCACGAGAAGACCCGCAGGGACAAAGAGGACGACCGTACGCACCATATGTGCGAGCTGCGCGCCCAGACGGGAAAGGTCTTCCTTACCTACAAAGCTTCAGCAAAGGTAGACGACATCGTGACGCAGGTGGCCGCTTGCGAGCCGTTGTTCGACTTCACCGCCGCCGACGGCGTCGCGCATACCGTCTGGCGCGCCTCGGGCGCCGACCGGGACGCTCTGGTCGCCGCGTTCGCGGGGATTCCCGAGCTCTACATCGCCGACGGCCACCACCGCGCTGCTTCGGCCTGGCGAACCCGCGCCGAGATTGCGGCCGGCCACTCGCCGCATGCCCCGAGCCCCAACGCCGGCAGCGCCGAGAACTTCCTCGCCGTCGCCTTCCCCGACGACCAGGTCCAGGTCCTGCCCTACCACCGCCTGGTGAAAGACCTCCAGGGCAAGACCGCCGAGCACCTGCTCGCTGAGCTCCGAGAACGATTTGCGTTTGTCGACGGCCCCCCGCAGCCGGACCACAAAGGTCACGTCGGCCTCTACCTGGGCGGACGCTGGCAGACGTTCGTGCTGCCCACCTTTACTGGAGCTTCTCCGCTCGAGAACCTCGATTGCAACGTCCTCCAGGAGAATGTGCTGACCCCACTGCTGGGCATCGGCGACCCCAGAACCGACCAGCGGATCGACTTCGTGGGCGGCATCCGCGGCACAAAGGAGCTCGAGAAGCGGGTCGACGCCGGCGAAGCCGCCGGCGCCTTCGCCATGTTCCCGGTCTCCGTCGCCGACCTCATCGCGGTCTCCGACGCCGGCCAAATCATGCCCCCCAAGTCCACCTGGTTCGAGCCCAAGCTCCGCGACGGACTGCTCGTCCACGAAATCTAG
- a CDS encoding type I glyceraldehyde-3-phosphate dehydrogenase, whose translation MGAIRVGIVGCGRIGRNLVRILGRSSGIELRAIIDPADPEGIEYLLRFDTLLGRFPAPISRRDGILEIDGREVALLAPPVGAGGAGAPDWKALGVDIVIEASESLQSRAALEAHLANGASRVLLCSPPVEPPDATIVIGVNDRSLAAEHRIVSAGSVTANCAAPVLKVLAAEFGLERVFLTTVHAYSNHLRLADVPAEDMRSGRAAAENIIPQPTNADELIAELVPELAGKISGLAVNVPVANGSIVDLTCWHPGAVTVEAINAALKSAADQGLYGVLAYETEPIVSSDILRSTYSGTFDSLSTMVIGGKVSKTLTFYDNGWGYCHRVIDLLRRLSTFAAGEQR comes from the coding sequence ATGGGTGCAATCAGGGTGGGTATCGTCGGTTGCGGTCGAATCGGTCGCAACCTGGTGCGTATTCTCGGACGCTCTTCCGGGATCGAGTTGCGGGCGATCATCGATCCGGCCGATCCGGAGGGCATCGAATACCTGCTCCGGTTCGACACCCTTCTCGGACGGTTCCCGGCGCCGATCTCCCGGCGTGACGGCATACTCGAGATCGACGGCCGCGAGGTCGCCCTGCTCGCTCCGCCGGTGGGCGCCGGTGGGGCGGGGGCGCCCGACTGGAAGGCGCTCGGCGTGGACATCGTCATCGAGGCGAGCGAGAGTCTGCAGAGTCGGGCGGCACTCGAAGCTCATCTCGCGAACGGCGCGTCGCGCGTGCTCCTCTGCTCGCCGCCGGTCGAGCCGCCCGACGCCACGATCGTGATCGGGGTCAATGACCGGAGCCTCGCGGCGGAGCACCGCATCGTCTCGGCGGGCTCGGTCACGGCCAACTGCGCCGCGCCGGTCCTCAAGGTCCTGGCCGCGGAGTTCGGCCTCGAGCGCGTCTTCCTGACCACGGTGCACGCCTACTCGAACCACCTGCGCCTCGCCGACGTGCCCGCGGAGGACATGCGCAGCGGGCGCGCGGCGGCCGAGAACATCATTCCTCAGCCGACCAACGCCGACGAGCTGATCGCCGAGTTGGTGCCCGAGCTCGCCGGGAAAATCTCGGGATTGGCGGTCAATGTGCCGGTGGCGAACGGCTCGATCGTCGACCTCACCTGCTGGCACCCCGGCGCGGTCACGGTCGAGGCGATCAACGCCGCCCTGAAGAGCGCGGCCGATCAGGGCCTCTACGGTGTCCTCGCCTACGAGACCGAGCCGATCGTCTCCTCGGACATTCTGCGCTCGACCTATTCGGGCACCTTCGATTCGCTGTCGACCATGGTCATCGGCGGCAAAGTGTCGAAGACACTTACCTTCTACGACAACGGCTGGGGCTACTGCCATCGCGTGATCGACCTCCTGCGCCGGCTCTCGACCTTCGCCGCGGGGGAGCAGCGATGA